ATCAATTTTAGAATTAGGATATAtactttaaaaagaaaaaaatgatgcAAGATGACAAAGAGAGTATATTTTAGAAAGGAGGATCATGTgcttcataaataaaataacaataagatAGCCTAGGAGGTCATGTGCTCCTCATTTCTTTTACTCATATATCTGTTCTTATTATAATTAAGAGCGTGGTCATGTTTAGTCACACACACAAAAGAAAGAGCTTGGTCATGTGCTTTTGATTTCAATTATAGTAATCCTCATATACCTTGCAACACATGGAGCACAATGGTATATTACATGAGGGGCTAAAGTGTCACCTCGATATCattaattatcaatttaaatttaagttattAAAGCATGAGAATCTCTTGTATAAATGACATttgctagttttttttttataattatctttAAGTTAACAAATTTTAGCAATATggataattaattataagtgCTCTCCGATCCTTTGGCCTTTTCCTAGTTCTAGTGGACACCACAAACACAACTCTCctaattcttatttatttttatatataaaatgaattgggatctttaattaattaattaaaaagaaggTCCCAGATACAAGGGCAAACAACTAATCTAACTATCAATTTGCTAACgcttttctataaaaaaatattaattgataaattaattaattaattattataaatactaCTTCTTTTcctaattataagaaaaaaaaattaaatatataaagaccaaggatttatttattattattactttttgaatgtttttacaaatatatcatttatagaaaaattaaaacattaaatacATATACTAATATTTGAaggataaatattaaataaagataaaaaagaacATTTAAacagtatatatatttttaaaatcctatttttttttttataaatagaagaaaaaaaaactctaaattttctttataattgATATTGGACGGAGTATACGAAATATACATACATGTGGTTTGTCGCTAGCTATAGGTAGCTTAGTCACCCTTAGTTTTATACCATTGAGCAAATCATGGTTCATCCGTAATGATGATGTTAGTAACAGGTATAGCCTTAAAAAGGTGTGaacacattttaatattttagggtGATTATTTCATGgtgttaaaatataattaatatttaatgataAAAGTTGAAATGTCCaaagaatattattttaaccagttatttaaataaaattaataatgtctgtaataaatatttgtatttgtaaatttcttattatttttttctgagaaagaaaaaataattatatttccTAACATgtcatttaacaaaaatttattccATTCAAATAAAAGGGTTATTGTAaaacaaaatctaaattaatttaaatatagaaaaaaaattatatcattaaataagataaaatttatttatattaatgtcaaatttgaataatgttttttatatacaaaGCCAAAGTTATTATATCTTAATTTGTCTTTAATTATAAGTACcattcgagaaaaaaaaaattcttaatataaatataatcgCTTTTTTAAGTTAGTATGttcatttattttcttcaaacatacattttattaatattaaggtGACAAAAAAATGTACTTACAGATATTCGTGGATAAAATTTGCAATGGACATAAAACAAGTAGTTTAATGGcatttcaatataaataaataaatattttgactaCTCGTTAGCTAATGATTATAAAGGTGAATGTAATGATATTCTTACTTGCAGATATTTGTATCtaatagtaaattaataaaattgatatgttgtaatgtttgtttttatgtgttaatatattaatatttttatgatagaattttgtgatatatttttttatgagttagtgtattaatgtttttatgtgttgacaaaatagatataaaaaaaatctacatGATTTCAACAgcaaaaattaaagataatattATATGCATCAGTATTTCCAAATTGACAGATAAAGTAactaaatatcaattaaaaggATGTCCATGCAGATATTGATAAGTTActaatattatttctattagatacaaatgttattttaaaaatgttatacacaaaatgaattaattaatttttatatatatataaaaaaatataataagtgtttataaataaatagagacAGATatagaagataaataaaataaacacaacataattatttaatgtACAAATTTTcttgagtaaaaaataaatggcAAACTTTCTCActttaatattgtttaaatttttttgacactTTCTTAAAATTGTTGCGAATTAATATCACACATTAATACATGGAAATCCATTTATGTTCTTTGAAATTATGAGTATCCCCTTTGAAATTAAGTCATGATGATAGTGTGCATTGTGAAGGAATAAAGTAATTATTTGAATGACCAAATTGGTAGTGTTTTTTGAACGTGAATCAAATAGGTATTTTTGGCTATGCAGTAAAAGAGAAAGAAACTTTGTTCTATTATAGTAATGGTAGGCTCACAAGCTAAGCAAGAGTATATGTTGTATCTTTGCTCTCAAGTTATGCCATTGTCCAATGAACGGTAATGTAGAGATTGACGTATTGTATGTGCATTCTATAAAGGTATGGACTATGGAATAACCTATGCTTATTATTTAATGTAGtgtgtgtatattttatttagaaatatttCGAGAGATAGATAGATGTCTATCTCTATCATGCGTGTATGAGACATGGGGATAGAGCAAAGCAAGTATGAGAAGTAAGAACTTAAATGAGAATAAGACACATATGAGTTACAATTTTTTGGCGTTAATGTGTCACGTGCTTGTGCATCTTTCTTCATGCAACCCACCACAACTCTTTggcttttttatattttatttaatgaagaATGTCAAGTCTCTCTAAAACTTACTCTTTTAAAgcgataaattaataaaagaaatataaattaagagttgaaattacaattatttataattaattatatatgtatataattgatttttctattttgatattatttattttatactttcaagtaaattatttacttaaaaaagtttaatacaaattattactacatttatttatatatatttagtgaCTTAACGagtaattttatgattaattattatataaacgataaatttcataaattcaattgtaaaattaaaagttttcatTGAATAGATCAGttctacaaaattttaaatttttttaatatttattaaataattttaaataaatatataataatttaaaaaaaagtataaataacataattactaaaatttatatgattgattattaatataatatattaataattaactattaaattgataaaattttattttactttatttattttctctccaaCTCCGACTGTGTACTAGAGTTCActttacattattaattatatgtCGCAATAATGACGTGTACTTTTAGTCGCGTgaatattaaataatcaaattaaggATTAATAGCAAGAACTAAAAGaagtaattttcaaaattttagagTCTCATAGAAATAAATAATCGTCGTAAAAGAAGTAATTTAGTTGAACCTAAACATATTTTATTcgttgttttttaataaaagaccCGCCATATTAGTAAATTTGACTCCTTAAATAGTacataaaatagtttatttagtAAAAgagtttatatttaaattgttaCCATTAAATACAatgatatgatatattaaatgttaagaaattatatattaaataactattttaattaatattttacaatttcaatcatttgtaatatttaaaaattaatttgacttACTTTTTCACTTTTCCTATTAACTCTAGGTTGTTTCTCTTTCAAGGTTTCATGTGTGTGTATGGATATCcataaattgtttttcttttttaattgtgtgaaagaagaattttgaatttagtgaaattgaaaaagaagaaaggtTGTATTGAAGGCGGTGATAAGTGGTTCTTACATTAAAAGACATTAATGTCCTTCTCAATCCAACTATTTGCGTGTAGCCTTCCTCAAATGACATTTCCTAGAAAACACTAGACTAGACCGTAACTCAAAAGATGAAGCTACctgtaataataatattaattctatttttgtttttaaatataataacttcTGTTAAATAAAAGTGTCCTCCAatataaatatctttaaatattGTTTAGATTATTCGTTATTCAttctttctataaaaaatttaattaatttactagttataaaatattaatttagtagTACTATAAAAAATCATACTATACATGACCGGgtcttaatatattattttttatattaaagttttaatatattatttaaatttgagagatgcaacttttaaatatttttcagtttttgACTTAACTAATCTCTAATATTGCATgcaaagaatataaaaaatttctataatTGTTTTTTGAAGAATATCATCAAAGGAAATACACAAAATTCAACGATTCCTCTTGACTTGTTATTATTTGATTGACGGTCCATTCGtgtcaaaatcaaatataaaaattattcttaaaaaaaaaacaataatgtgTTGTTATTTATTCATGTAAAAAAGGTTTAATTTACAACATTTCTAAAAGAAATACTAATGTCTATTTTGAATACCACTTAACTTGCAAAAAAAGGTTATTAATATACAAAACCTAATAAATGAACTTGacttttttttagatttaatttctCTAAAAAACGTgtcaaatgaaaaaattaaaatttattattataataaacttAAGATTAATTATAATGTGTCTACCATATACacatttgatttattattcaataattaatttaatttataatttaataattaatattatttttttcttcctaaagTAATGTATTCACTTTTAAGTAatagattttttgtttttacacaCAGATTCAGATATATTACATtacattttgttttctttaaaaaaataaaaataaaaataaaagtatgtcATTGCTAATGCATCCATCCATTTTTGTACCAAATACAATGATGCATCAATCCATTTTCCTTTTCACATTTTATAGCACTCCTAAAATGAATACAAATGTCTATTTGAAGGTACTTGACCTTGTTATTTCTTTATTTGCTCTTGAATTATGTCAAATATAACATTCCCCCCTTATAAACAAGAAAAACATGTCATTTTCatacattaattgatttttttctctatatttctAATATacttctaaaataattaaaatgtctATTTGAACTCTAATTGacccaaaatataaaaataatttttttaatattataaaaaatatatatttaaatctgACAAATGCATCTgacttattatttttctattcacagttgatttctcaattttatatatatattctccattctttttcttttattgtaAACAAAAATCATGTCATTATTCATGTAGTtgtgcacaaaaaaaaaattatttcgacttcctaaaacaaataaaaacatctATTTGGAAGGCAACTAATGTCAATACAAATAGACTTAAAAATAGTTACATTGAATGCTATCAAAAAGGAAATTTACAAAAATCGATAGCTACATAtctaacttattatatttttattcgcTATTAATTTCTatcaaattgaaatataattcgttttattttttaaacaacaaaatcttGTCATTTTTCATGTTTTCCttcaagattttttatttactttggTGCAACTCTAAAATGGATTCAAACATCTATTTGAAGAGCACTTGATCAAAATACAAAAAGGTTTATATTGAATATCATAAAAGGAAATACACAAAAGCCAATAAATGCACTTGACTTGTTATTTTGTATCCGTAGTTGATTTCagtcaaattcaaatataaacttttattctttttttgaaaataaaaatatgtcatTGTTCATATATTTgtacaaaaataagtaaatCTAACTCCAACATCTTAAAATGAATAGAATTTTTTTAGAGACCGTTTGGcgtaaatacaaataaattaaaaatcgaTTAAATTAATCGTCTTaagaaaatttacaaaaatcatTAACTATacataattcaaatataatttttattttatttagaaaagcATAAACTTTCACTTTTCATGCTTTCATCCAAGttttctctctttattttaGTGCAACTCTAAAACGGATATAAATATCTATTTGAATGTCACTTgaccaaaatataaaaaaacttacGCTAAATTTCATAAAAGGAAACACATAAAAACCGACAAAAGCTTCTGACGGtatttcaatcaaattttaaatataacttttttttaaataaaaatatgtcatTAATCATGTATTtgtgcaaaaataaataaatcatactTGGCCACACTTCCTAAAAGGAATATAACACTGCTTTGAAAACTTATGTCGTGAATATAAATAGACTTAAAATCAGTAACATTGAATCTCATAACAAAAATTAACTTCAAAAATCACATTCGAAACACATTttctaaaatgaataaaatgctCTATTGGATGCCATCTATCGTGAATATAAGACGATGTTGAATTtcataaataagaaaattaacaaaaagcacaaataaatataatttattccaAATTTATTAGCAATTAATTTCcgtcaaattcaaataaatttttttttattactttctaTACCAAAGCATGTCATTGCTAATTCATGCATTCACACAATTTTTTcttaattcatatttataacatttaaaaaagcaAAATTATACTATCATTTAATAATTCACCTAAAAATCTTTTGTCatgaaatttaacaaaaaaaaaacatatatatataatattagcaTATGGTCTGAGATGAAAACCATGTCCAGTCAATTTCTTTCTCTCCCCCACATTCTTTCCTATCTCTccaattattttatctttgcaAAGACATCATctcccaaaaaaaataaaaataaaaataaaataaaataaaaaaacacaaaaccaTTCCGGTTTTTAGTTTCAGCTTAGCTTTAAGGTGTCAAGCATATCTTCTATTactactctctctctctctctcattctCTCTCTATGAGATGTACCTTCCTTTTCCAAAGGGTGTTTGTGTACTATTTTTATTGTCATCGTATAAGATGCTTCATTTTCTTTCCTTAAACCTTGTCTAGTTCTTGGtgacaacatattttttttttatttcttatttttctctAAATGGATCTTGGTGTTATGAGTTTAGAAGGTTTGGTTAGTTCAGAAACAGGGTTAGTTTCTTCAGATCCTGAACAAAAGAACAAATGGTATGGATCTAGTTTACTCAAACAACAAAGATCTGAAACTAGTAATGAAGATTTGTTGTTAAGAAGTTTCAAACTTGCAAAAactcatgatgatgatgatgataaaacaacaacaatgatgtttcaacaacaaagaaacaacaataCTTCACTTTTGAGATCTAATGTTACAACTACTTCTCTGTTTTCTGATGGTCAACACCAACAACAAATGCTTAGTTTTTCTTCACCAAAATCAGAAACTTTTTTACTTGACAAGACAACCCAAAATGCTACATTGCCTTATCATCATGCTTACCATCCAATGTCTAGTTACAACAGAAATACAGGTacatatatatcatatcatatcacaaaaacaaaaaacattttttaaggttgctttttttttttataatttttttttgtgtatatcttttttctttgagaaaaataaaagggaTGTTTTTTATAGTATCCATTGTGGGGAGCTAAGTTATAAGGTTTGTTAAGGTTTGATTCTACAGTACTGTTGGAGGGTCTTTTCATGGAAATATTTTCTAGTGGtctcatttttttaagtcatgtcaagaaaaaagtaaaaaacaagaaaaaaattaattttttttgttctaaaatTCTTATCTTCTTCCTGTTTTAGGGAGATGGGTTTTGCTAAAATTTTGCACAGTATACTATAGGGTACCAAAGGAGAAAAATTTATGAGCTATAATAATATTATGcagtagataaaaaaaataaagctaCAAAAATTGATTGGTTCTGTTCTGTACCATCTTTCTCTAAAAAATCTGTTCTTTCCTTTTCTATATCCtccttctatgaaaataaaaaaaagttgactTGACTgttaatattttcttcaaaatcaaagagaaaaaaaatctattaaaattttcaCAAGCTTCTGCTTTTTAAGTTCAGAACAGAAGcaacttttttttctctttttttgttgGTGTTTTTGGTACTGTTGTTTTTTTAATGAAACATTGTTTCCTATTTGTTACCTTATTTGACTTTGGTACTTACTTTACTTTGTTGTGTGATACTATTGAAACAGGTTACAGTTCTGGAAACATGCATGGTGGTTTAACATGTGGTAGAGGACCATTCACACCTTCTCAATGGATGGAGCTTGAACATCAAGCCTTGATCTATAAGTATATCACTGCAAATGTTGCTGTACCTCATCATTTGCTTATTCCTATAAGAAAAGCTCTTGATTCTGCTGGCTTATCTAACTTCTCAACTGCACTCCTCAGACCTAATGCATGTATGTGTATACTTCATTTTTCATTCTGCCTAATTAATaactaagattttttttttctctctaatttttCCACTAAATGTTtaagatttatattaattttatttttgtttagtgTTTAGCCCTCCTTTTCCAAGGGTGGAAAAATGTTCTGGTAATCTGAAGTTTGGTCGAAAGATAAGTAAAATTTGACCTATGATTGTTTCTGTTAGGTTTCGAACTCGTGTCTTCCTGATCGGTTCATCCGAGGCTTTAGTAATCTGAAGTTTAGCCGaaagattaataaaatttgacctAGGATTGTTTCAACTAGGATTTGAGTTCAGGTCTTTATAGAAATTAAGGCCTAATCATATATGTGTGTGTAAAGGGGTTAGTCTCCTACAACGTGACAAACCACAATTTGAATTGTCAAGCCCCCTTAAGAGTTGCATCCATTAGAAAGAGACATTTGAGTCACTTTAAAAATGTTGTGAATGAGTGAAGCAATGAAAAGAGAgctaaatatatttgtttgttgttttgatGATGCAGTGGGATGGGGAGGATTCCATCTGGGATACTCGAACAACACCGATCCGGAGCCAGGAAGGTGTAGGAGAACAGATGGAAAGAAATGGCGATGCTCGAGAGATGCTGTTGTCGATCAAAAGTATTGCGAAAGGCATATGAACAGAGGACGCCATCGTTCAAGAAAGCCTGTGGAAGGCCAATCAGGCCAGGCTCTCACCACCACCAATCcgactactactactactacgaCTACTGCTACTACTACTACTTCAATTATTCCGCCAAGTGGTTCGAAGCAGATCAATGCTGCTTCTCCTTCTTCATCCATTGTTGTTCCTGGTAACACTGCTTCCAACACTCTTACCTTTGCACACCAGGAACAATCCAAGAATATGAATAACTTTCTTTCACCAGATAATGCTTCTGCTGCCAACACCATCAACAGGTTAGAAAACTATTGTTGCATTGATTGATGTAATGTGCTTGTTGTGTACTGgttttagagattttttttattttctttgttgcAGGATGTTCATGAATAATAACAAGGAGAATAATAGCACTACTGAGAGGATGCAGCAGGATGGTCCTGCACTTCCAATGCTGCCACCAACTCTTGAGTTGAAACCAAAGGAAAATCACCCTTTCATCATTCAAAAACATCACATTCCTTATGATGAATCCTCAAGGAACAATGAATTTGGCTTTGTCACTTCCGATTCACTTCTCAACCCTTCACAGAAAACATCCACCTTGCTTGGAAGCAGAACCTTTGGTTCATCATCACAGAACCCTGCAAACCGAGACACAGCATCTCAACATTCCCTCAGACATTTCATCGACGACTTCCCGAAAACTCACTCCGATCACCATCATAACAATCGCTCGAGTGGTTTTTCGTGGCCGGAACTCGACATGCAGTCAGATAGGACACAACTATCAATTTCCACACCAATGACTTCTTCGGATTTCATGTCGTTCTCTTCATCAGCTGCCAATGAAAAGCTCACACTTTCGCCTCTTAGGCTTTCAAGGGAATTAGACCCTATTCAAATGGGTTTAGGTGTTGGAAATAGTACTAGTTTCAATAACAATGAATCATCAAACACTAGTACTAATTCTAATGCTAATGCCACTTCAAGGCAAGCTAATTGGATTCCAATTACATGGGAAAGTTCAATGGGAGGTCCACTTGGAGAAGTTCTTCATCTTAGTTCAATTACTTGCAACGCAAGCGAAGATCACTACAGCAgtatcaacaacaacaataacaataactcGTCCGCGTTGAATCTCATGACTGACGGTTGGGACAATCACAATAGTCCTCCGATGGGATCGTCGCCCACCGGAGTCCTACAAAAGACAGCATTTGGATCACTTTCAAATAGTAGTGCTGGTAGTAGTCCAAGGGCAGAGAATAACAAGACACAAGAAAGTGCAAGTTTGTGCAATGATCTTCTAGGTTCAACTCTTGGGGGGAATGCTTCCTTTACTCCATAAaggaagaataaaaaaaaggagaaatgaAGAGACAAAACAATTTCAATTTATGAGTTATGagtttttttcatatatataatatttatattatatggtTATTTTTATGTTAGAATTTGGAaagatgttaattttttttttaatagttgttAATTAGCTAGACCTAGCCAATGccaacatgatttggaaatgtAGGTAATTGGTTTGGTTGACTTTTgttgatgttttttatttttcatgtgaTGTGGGAGTGATTTGGCAaagtttgttgttgttgttggatgCAAAAACAGTAAAGTGATGTTGGTTGAAGTGtggacttaaatatttattttctttgtttatgGTAAGGTATTTTTGGGTGATATTAAGTGGTGGGGACTATGATTGTTTGTTGTTGAATGATGACGTTTgagtaaatattaattaatttttgagaGTTGCTAATTCGTGGGAATCACGGTGCGCACATGGAAAAAGTGAGTGTAGTAAAAAAGTTAGGTGATGCAATTGCAATTTGCAACCAACACAATTTGTCTTGtcctttttcaaaatttaattagatatatATAGGTTTTCTCATTCCTTGTTTTCAAGT
The genomic region above belongs to Cicer arietinum cultivar CDC Frontier isolate Library 1 chromosome 4, Cicar.CDCFrontier_v2.0, whole genome shotgun sequence and contains:
- the LOC101496763 gene encoding growth-regulating factor 2-like; amino-acid sequence: MDLGVMSLEGLVSSETGLVSSDPEQKNKWYGSSLLKQQRSETSNEDLLLRSFKLAKTHDDDDDKTTTMMFQQQRNNNTSLLRSNVTTTSLFSDGQHQQQMLSFSSPKSETFLLDKTTQNATLPYHHAYHPMSSYNRNTGYSSGNMHGGLTCGRGPFTPSQWMELEHQALIYKYITANVAVPHHLLIPIRKALDSAGLSNFSTALLRPNALGWGGFHLGYSNNTDPEPGRCRRTDGKKWRCSRDAVVDQKYCERHMNRGRHRSRKPVEGQSGQALTTTNPTTTTTTTTATTTTSIIPPSGSKQINAASPSSSIVVPGNTASNTLTFAHQEQSKNMNNFLSPDNASAANTINRMFMNNNKENNSTTERMQQDGPALPMLPPTLELKPKENHPFIIQKHHIPYDESSRNNEFGFVTSDSLLNPSQKTSTLLGSRTFGSSSQNPANRDTASQHSLRHFIDDFPKTHSDHHHNNRSSGFSWPELDMQSDRTQLSISTPMTSSDFMSFSSSAANEKLTLSPLRLSRELDPIQMGLGVGNSTSFNNNESSNTSTNSNANATSRQANWIPITWESSMGGPLGEVLHLSSITCNASEDHYSSINNNNNNNSSALNLMTDGWDNHNSPPMGSSPTGVLQKTAFGSLSNSSAGSSPRAENNKTQESASLCNDLLGSTLGGNASFTP